A genomic window from Photobacterium gaetbulicola Gung47 includes:
- a CDS encoding putative glycosidase (COG0366), giving the protein MTDFTHSSRTQQPTGKKNKEVVYQVFTRLFGNTNATNKPWGTLEENGVGKFADFTDKALSEIKALGVTHIWYTGVPHHALVRDYTAYGIDNDHPSVVKGRAGSPYAVKDYYNVNPDLALDPANRLEEFRALIERSHRHGLKVIIDIVPNHVARRYRSLTNPDGVEDFGASDDTSVEYHKHNNFYYIPDECFSVPVAKDGYLPLGGESHPSLATPFEETPAKWTGNGSRLAQPEFDDWYETVKVNYGIRPDGSKDFDELPAGFDTQGHAAHFAFWQGKEVPDSWVKFRDIALYWLAMGVDGFRYDMAEMVPVEFWSYMNSSIKQENPEAFLMAEVYQPDRYRDYIHLGKMDYLYDKVDLYDTLKLVMQGKGSTDAIVGVQEQLMDIEHHMLHFLDNHDEQRVASPEFAGDANKGKPAMLVSTLLSTSPTMIYFGQEVGEPGDEDAGFGLASRTTIFDYFGVPHHQRWMNHGEFDGGQLTEEERNLRDFYQRLMNFSLNSSALMGHYCELHTHNRQHGAGYDDQLFAFSRFDDSERLVMLANFGDAKGEVTLSLPESLLGQWQLADGEYELEEQLYHAANALLVVENGLGSIKLDVRALDCFAFSLAN; this is encoded by the coding sequence ATGACAGATTTTACGCATTCATCTCGTACTCAACAGCCGACAGGTAAGAAAAACAAAGAAGTGGTTTACCAGGTATTCACTCGTTTGTTTGGTAATACCAACGCCACCAATAAGCCTTGGGGCACGCTGGAAGAAAACGGTGTGGGCAAGTTTGCCGATTTCACCGACAAGGCACTGAGCGAAATCAAGGCACTGGGTGTGACCCACATTTGGTATACCGGGGTGCCGCACCATGCCTTGGTGCGTGATTACACCGCCTACGGTATCGACAATGATCATCCCAGTGTGGTCAAAGGTCGCGCGGGATCACCGTATGCCGTCAAGGATTACTACAATGTGAACCCAGATCTGGCTCTTGATCCGGCTAACCGGCTTGAAGAGTTCAGAGCACTTATCGAACGCTCGCACAGACACGGCTTGAAGGTGATTATTGATATCGTTCCTAACCATGTGGCAAGACGATACCGGAGCCTGACAAACCCTGACGGTGTGGAGGATTTCGGTGCCTCTGACGATACCAGTGTCGAATATCATAAACATAACAACTTCTATTACATTCCGGACGAGTGCTTTTCGGTTCCGGTCGCAAAAGACGGATACTTGCCTTTAGGGGGGGAGTCGCATCCTTCGCTGGCAACGCCTTTTGAAGAAACACCGGCCAAGTGGACAGGTAACGGCTCGCGTTTGGCCCAGCCAGAGTTCGATGACTGGTATGAAACCGTCAAGGTCAACTATGGCATCCGCCCTGACGGCAGCAAGGATTTCGACGAGCTGCCAGCCGGTTTCGACACCCAAGGCCACGCCGCACATTTTGCTTTCTGGCAGGGGAAAGAGGTGCCGGACTCCTGGGTTAAGTTCCGTGATATTGCGCTCTACTGGTTGGCCATGGGGGTAGACGGTTTTCGCTATGATATGGCCGAGATGGTGCCGGTTGAGTTCTGGAGTTATATGAACTCATCCATTAAACAGGAAAACCCGGAAGCCTTTTTGATGGCGGAAGTGTATCAACCAGATCGCTACCGTGACTACATTCACCTTGGCAAGATGGATTATCTGTACGATAAGGTCGACTTGTACGATACCCTGAAGTTGGTGATGCAGGGCAAGGGCTCGACAGATGCCATCGTAGGGGTTCAAGAGCAACTGATGGACATTGAACATCATATGCTCCACTTCCTGGATAACCATGACGAACAGCGGGTTGCCAGCCCGGAATTTGCGGGTGATGCCAACAAAGGTAAACCTGCCATGCTGGTATCCACCTTGCTAAGCACGTCACCGACTATGATCTACTTTGGCCAAGAGGTTGGAGAGCCAGGCGATGAGGATGCCGGCTTTGGCTTAGCTTCACGTACCACGATTTTTGATTATTTCGGCGTACCTCATCATCAACGCTGGATGAACCATGGTGAGTTTGATGGCGGTCAGTTGACAGAAGAAGAGCGTAACCTGCGTGATTTCTACCAACGGTTGATGAACTTCTCGCTCAACAGCTCCGCACTGATGGGGCATTATTGTGAGCTGCATACCCACAATCGCCAGCATGGGGCGGGTTACGATGACCAGCTGTTTGCCTTCAGCCGTTTTGATGATAGTGAGCGGCTAGTCATGCTGGCAAATTTTGGCGATGCAAAAGGTGAAGTGACATTGTCACTTCCAGAGTCGCTGCTAGGGCAGTGGCAGCTTGCGGACGGCGAGTATGAGCTGGAAGAGCAACTCTATCATGCGGCTAACGCGCTGCTGGTGGTGGAAAATGGCCTCGGCAGTATAAAATTGGATGTGCGGGCGCTCGATTGCTTTGCTTTCTCACTAGCTAACTAG
- a CDS encoding hypothetical protein (COG2819): MPLDPTQKNYDPARMIVHENMHIPQLGRKRHVRVYLPANYDRSSQQFPVMYMHDGQNVFEPELCIAGASWQVAEQLDELQAKGESKGFIVVAIDCSPLRGHLGRRDEYSPWTFAPPAVLANWEQAIEPQGGDGDAYCDFIVQTLKPYIDSHYRTLPERESTIIAGSSMGGFISLYAALRYQDTFSKAGVFSPAFWFAAKEMRTFIEQACIERPIEIYMDIGTHETSDPAIDGFPALYHELAVEFAGILNRKSCQLKCHFDVDNGGIHSESAWANRFLTMVEKFNLD; this comes from the coding sequence ATGCCTCTTGACCCAACCCAGAAAAACTATGATCCCGCAAGGATGATCGTCCATGAAAATATGCATATCCCCCAACTCGGCCGCAAACGCCATGTTCGTGTATACCTCCCGGCAAACTATGACAGAAGTTCACAACAGTTCCCTGTAATGTATATGCATGATGGCCAGAACGTATTTGAGCCAGAACTGTGTATAGCAGGCGCAAGCTGGCAAGTTGCAGAACAACTGGATGAACTTCAGGCCAAAGGAGAATCAAAAGGCTTTATCGTGGTAGCCATAGATTGTAGCCCGCTGCGAGGTCATCTAGGCCGCCGTGACGAATACTCACCTTGGACATTTGCTCCACCAGCAGTTCTGGCCAACTGGGAGCAAGCTATCGAGCCGCAGGGTGGCGATGGCGACGCGTACTGCGATTTTATCGTCCAGACCCTCAAGCCGTATATCGATAGTCACTACCGCACCCTGCCAGAGCGCGAATCAACCATCATTGCCGGCAGCTCAATGGGCGGGTTTATCAGCCTGTATGCGGCATTAAGGTATCAAGACACCTTCTCTAAGGCCGGCGTGTTCTCTCCTGCCTTCTGGTTTGCAGCTAAAGAGATGAGGACATTCATTGAACAAGCTTGCATTGAGCGCCCCATAGAGATCTACATGGATATCGGTACCCACGAAACCAGCGATCCTGCTATCGATGGTTTCCCGGCCCTCTACCATGAGTTAGCGGTTGAGTTTGCCGGCATTCTGAACCGCAAATCTTGCCAGCTAAAATGCCATTTCGACGTAGATAACGGCGGTATCCACAGTGAAAGTGCCTGGGCAAATCGATTTCTCACTATGGTAGAAAAATTCAATCTGGATTGA
- a CDS encoding hypothetical protein (COG0191): MVVLLLSQAKPRAGITAYSSKYNFQMEDHHMSSHDRIEDIEQRLHIAYQEGNYQEARALEAKMKKLRGQRNLYDDNEPYSLEGRTYMDSE, translated from the coding sequence TTGGTTGTACTGCTTCTTAGCCAAGCTAAGCCGCGAGCGGGAATAACGGCTTACTCAAGTAAGTACAACTTTCAAATGGAGGATCATCACATGAGCAGCCATGATCGGATCGAAGATATCGAACAACGCCTTCACATTGCTTACCAAGAGGGTAATTACCAAGAAGCCAGAGCCCTTGAAGCCAAGATGAAAAAGCTCAGGGGGCAACGTAACCTGTACGATGACAATGAGCCCTACTCGCTTGAAGGACGTACCTATATGGACTCAGAGTGA
- a CDS encoding glycogen debranching enzyme (COG3408), translating into MSTIEQAPFTEQLYVKGTFNGWGDDTPMNYIGDGCYQAVVCFSADLHNFKISDQQGTEAFSFAADKYKAVACELKQPQTLIPAKGIGNDLTFMAPDTGLYTISVRVSDDKVEMVIEAGGENLDSEPNRALFDAGFSVEAGRGDVTGKGNKVLSPEQLFSELAISVEQSAPFVFGDNIDGYFDGVTHGYVAAGKYRHKQGWYLGAMASFVDGVLNDKTIAEEARIYPYGVTHGFTGGSGNDIEETFMLFSGQDSRQRSAAITVKSAEPAVLAIAPQLNLAMDSSSVKAFDGGVVYALSEELRQAGTPSFIALCANKSFSFSETTFGETPALKNKVHLSGHHVKPLLTSTDPQAEMTVYLAFAETEAEAIAHASSLVKQDGVSIHLQQVYDMLTHSYVWTSDREYNRALMWAKAAGKVFVSTEFGKGIWAGLPWFKDCWGRDSFIAVPGITLVNGDFADAKTIIDNFASMQLTDESNVNFGRIPNRVTSLTNIIYNTTDGTPWMVREVWDYLRYSGDKGYAKAIYPVVQTYIAGIEKHYLDEHGLMTHRDPDTWMDAKLEGKLPWSARGTRANDIQALWFTSLLVAVELAKLTGDEQSAEYYQQMAKRVSESFQKLFWDQEQQKLADRLYADDQRDLQVRSNQLMTVTVPFDNGLLDKNIGAKVVKNAVSELLFPWGITSLSQYDPIFHPYHANRDEYHKDAAYHNGTIWGWNAGFTVSSLIEYGYADFAYQLTKNLSEQILYLGHRGAMSENLDAFLNQEGGLTTTGTYAQAWSVSEFTRNGYQDYIGFKPELLADKVVLAPCLPSSWKQFDAELRFGESNALSVSYQFTDQGLQRFELAYKETSFSQAVAVQLDLHLMAQDKAKYQLVLVPDELPAVIEFDPAVASVVVNGKQRDLVQIQPSYAAVIGDLAFAKPDLSLAFPVLQGQHVLQQQVENADLVQATD; encoded by the coding sequence GTGAGCACGATTGAACAGGCGCCTTTTACAGAGCAGTTGTATGTTAAAGGGACATTCAATGGTTGGGGTGACGATACACCAATGAACTATATTGGTGACGGTTGTTACCAGGCTGTGGTTTGCTTTTCAGCCGATCTTCATAACTTCAAAATATCCGATCAACAAGGCACTGAGGCATTTAGCTTTGCTGCGGATAAATACAAAGCGGTCGCCTGTGAGTTGAAACAACCACAGACATTGATCCCTGCTAAGGGGATCGGCAACGATCTTACCTTCATGGCACCGGATACCGGTTTGTACACGATTTCAGTTAGGGTGTCGGACGACAAAGTTGAAATGGTGATTGAAGCTGGGGGCGAAAACCTCGATAGCGAGCCGAACCGGGCATTGTTTGACGCGGGCTTTTCGGTCGAGGCTGGCAGAGGAGATGTAACTGGCAAAGGAAACAAGGTGCTAAGCCCTGAACAATTGTTTAGTGAGCTTGCTATCAGTGTTGAGCAGAGCGCCCCGTTTGTGTTCGGTGACAATATCGACGGCTATTTTGATGGCGTGACCCACGGCTATGTCGCGGCGGGTAAGTACCGTCACAAGCAAGGCTGGTATCTCGGTGCAATGGCCTCGTTTGTCGATGGTGTGCTTAATGACAAAACCATAGCCGAAGAAGCTCGTATTTATCCTTATGGTGTTACCCACGGTTTTACAGGTGGTTCCGGTAATGACATAGAAGAAACTTTCATGTTGTTTTCCGGGCAAGACAGTCGCCAGCGCAGCGCTGCGATTACTGTTAAGTCGGCAGAGCCCGCTGTTTTAGCAATAGCTCCCCAGCTTAACCTGGCGATGGATAGTTCATCGGTGAAAGCATTTGATGGTGGTGTGGTGTACGCACTGTCTGAAGAGCTGCGCCAGGCGGGTACGCCGTCGTTTATTGCGCTTTGTGCTAACAAGTCTTTCTCTTTTAGCGAAACGACTTTTGGTGAGACGCCAGCTCTAAAAAACAAGGTGCATTTGAGCGGCCATCATGTGAAGCCGTTACTGACGTCAACCGACCCACAAGCCGAGATGACCGTGTATCTGGCTTTTGCAGAAACGGAAGCAGAGGCGATTGCGCATGCGAGTTCACTGGTTAAACAGGATGGGGTGAGCATTCACTTGCAGCAGGTTTATGACATGCTGACTCACTCTTATGTTTGGACCTCTGATCGTGAATACAACCGTGCTTTGATGTGGGCTAAGGCGGCAGGCAAGGTATTCGTATCAACCGAGTTTGGCAAAGGTATTTGGGCTGGCCTTCCTTGGTTCAAAGACTGCTGGGGGCGTGACTCCTTTATCGCCGTGCCGGGGATCACCTTGGTTAATGGTGACTTTGCCGATGCCAAGACCATCATTGATAACTTTGCGTCGATGCAGCTGACCGATGAATCCAATGTGAATTTTGGTCGTATCCCTAACCGGGTAACCAGCCTAACCAACATCATTTACAACACTACGGATGGCACGCCGTGGATGGTCCGTGAGGTGTGGGATTACTTGCGTTACAGCGGTGACAAAGGCTATGCCAAGGCTATATACCCTGTGGTTCAAACCTACATTGCCGGTATCGAGAAGCACTATCTGGATGAACACGGATTGATGACCCACCGTGACCCTGACACTTGGATGGATGCCAAGCTGGAAGGCAAGCTTCCTTGGTCGGCCCGCGGTACTCGAGCTAACGATATCCAGGCGCTTTGGTTCACCAGCCTATTGGTTGCCGTTGAACTGGCGAAGCTGACTGGTGATGAGCAGAGCGCTGAGTATTATCAGCAGATGGCTAAACGGGTGAGTGAAAGCTTCCAAAAGCTATTCTGGGATCAAGAACAACAAAAACTGGCGGATCGCCTGTATGCAGATGATCAGCGTGATCTTCAGGTGCGATCCAACCAGTTGATGACGGTAACCGTGCCTTTTGACAACGGGTTACTGGATAAGAACATCGGTGCCAAGGTGGTGAAGAATGCGGTCAGTGAGTTGTTGTTCCCGTGGGGCATCACGTCGCTGTCGCAATATGACCCGATTTTCCACCCGTACCATGCCAATCGCGATGAATACCATAAAGATGCCGCCTACCACAACGGGACAATCTGGGGCTGGAATGCCGGCTTTACGGTTTCAAGCCTGATCGAATATGGTTACGCGGATTTTGCCTATCAGCTAACCAAGAACCTTTCAGAGCAGATTTTGTATCTCGGTCATCGAGGGGCGATGAGCGAGAACTTGGATGCCTTTTTGAATCAAGAGGGCGGGTTAACCACAACCGGGACTTATGCCCAGGCTTGGTCGGTGTCGGAGTTTACCCGCAACGGTTATCAGGACTATATTGGCTTCAAGCCGGAGTTACTGGCAGACAAGGTAGTACTGGCTCCTTGTTTGCCATCGAGTTGGAAGCAGTTTGATGCCGAGCTTCGTTTCGGTGAATCGAATGCATTATCTGTTAGTTACCAGTTTACCGATCAAGGCTTGCAGCGTTTTGAGCTGGCTTATAAGGAGACTAGTTTTTCCCAAGCTGTGGCAGTGCAGCTTGACCTTCATTTGATGGCACAAGACAAGGCAAAGTACCAATTAGTACTCGTGCCCGATGAATTACCGGCAGTGATCGAGTTTGATCCTGCTGTTGCCTCAGTGGTTGTGAACGGTAAGCAACGCGATCTTGTGCAAATCCAACCAAGCTATGCTGCCGTTATTGGTGATCTAGCCTTTGCCAAGCCGGATCTCTCTTTGGCGTTCCCGGTGCTACAGGGGCAGCATGTGCTGCAGCAGCAAGTCGAAAATGCAGATCTTGTACAGGCGACTGATTAA
- a CDS encoding hypothetical protein (COG1714), with amino-acid sequence MKDERQQKWICGFWRRLGAFFIDLSLLGLVGFLLGTMFANTFVQLADWGRLIGFFILLTYFGVMNSERCHGQTVGKKLLKIKVVDASNSSISLAKSLLRYSFIAIPFSLNGLQVTNELLLSYIKYPLSLILIGGFFSLGYLFVFNRNTRQSVHDLLTGTFVVNLVAEPHKTAAVWKPHFVVVIAILAAAALLPATAPDIESSPSYRGLLEAQQAVSSHVSVRYATVTEGSLIVSHSGEGSKTTSYVNVQALLGNNTVNDESFAQNLATTIIASYPEALEKDLINVSLSYGYSIVIWSSWRTFNYSFTPEQLKPQESA; translated from the coding sequence ATGAAAGATGAGAGGCAACAAAAATGGATTTGCGGTTTTTGGCGGCGACTAGGTGCTTTCTTCATTGATTTGAGCCTATTGGGCTTAGTGGGCTTTTTATTGGGTACGATGTTCGCAAACACGTTTGTCCAACTGGCGGATTGGGGAAGGTTGATTGGCTTTTTCATCCTACTGACGTACTTCGGTGTGATGAACAGTGAGCGGTGCCATGGTCAGACTGTCGGCAAAAAGCTGCTGAAAATTAAGGTGGTCGATGCATCGAACTCATCGATAAGCCTTGCCAAGTCGTTACTGAGATATAGCTTTATCGCCATACCTTTTTCGCTTAACGGCTTGCAGGTTACCAACGAACTCTTGCTATCCTATATCAAATATCCGCTGTCGTTGATCCTCATCGGAGGCTTCTTTTCTCTCGGCTATCTTTTTGTGTTCAACCGCAATACTCGGCAATCAGTACATGATCTTCTAACCGGCACGTTTGTCGTTAATCTCGTTGCGGAGCCGCATAAAACTGCGGCGGTTTGGAAGCCGCATTTTGTCGTTGTCATTGCTATTCTGGCTGCTGCTGCCCTCCTTCCGGCAACGGCACCAGATATTGAAAGCTCCCCGTCTTACAGAGGACTGCTAGAAGCGCAGCAGGCGGTAAGCAGCCACGTTTCGGTCCGCTATGCAACGGTGACTGAGGGATCATTGATTGTCTCGCATTCTGGTGAAGGTAGCAAAACAACCTCCTATGTGAATGTTCAGGCCTTGCTCGGCAACAATACGGTTAATGATGAGAGCTTCGCGCAGAATCTCGCCACGACGATCATTGCTTCCTATCCGGAAGCTCTGGAGAAGGATTTGATCAATGTCTCACTGTCTTATGGCTACAGTATCGTGATCTGGTCAAGCTGGAGGACGTTTAACTATTCCTTCACCCCAGAACAGTTGAAGCCACAAGAAAGTGCCTAG
- a CDS encoding Sodium/hydrogen exchanger (COG3263), whose product MLIAIGILLHHPSKTLGLPSLLIFIGVGLLFGNGELNFVYDDLALTSFIGSLALNVIVFVGGLNTSKASIQVAYKEGGVLSTIGVLFTTFIFGGLLYYITDFNILTCLLFAAVVSSTDAAAVFSILESKKLKLKESTDTILEFESATNDPVALLLVAILTEMLVNTNQQVSGLSIGIELVQQILVGLGAGYLIGWCCVWLLNKIKLEEYGLIPVFILACFFIAAYGSDMLGGNILVSSYVAGVFIGNELKRGREVSKHFFNSLSWLAQALMFIILGLQFFPKELFADMWSAIIPAIALIFIARPLAVFLSYLPFRKVSFKKKFFISAIGLKGATPIVFALIPASAGVAGSQEMVHMVFFIVLISVVLQGWAIEPLSNKLGLVDK is encoded by the coding sequence ATGTTGATTGCCATCGGGATCCTACTTCACCACCCATCAAAAACCCTGGGCCTGCCTTCGCTGCTTATTTTCATCGGTGTCGGGTTATTGTTTGGTAATGGTGAACTTAATTTTGTTTATGACGATTTGGCATTAACGTCATTCATCGGCTCGTTAGCCCTGAATGTCATTGTTTTTGTGGGGGGGCTGAACACCTCTAAAGCCAGCATACAAGTGGCTTATAAAGAGGGTGGGGTGCTTTCCACCATCGGGGTACTGTTCACCACCTTCATTTTCGGTGGGCTACTTTACTACATCACAGATTTTAATATTTTAACCTGCCTGTTATTTGCCGCGGTGGTCTCGTCTACTGACGCAGCGGCGGTATTCTCTATTCTTGAATCGAAGAAGCTCAAACTAAAAGAATCGACCGATACTATCTTGGAGTTTGAGTCAGCGACCAATGACCCGGTGGCGTTGCTGCTGGTCGCCATACTGACCGAAATGTTGGTGAATACCAACCAGCAAGTCAGCGGCCTTTCAATAGGCATCGAACTTGTCCAGCAAATCCTCGTTGGCCTTGGTGCTGGTTATCTGATTGGCTGGTGCTGCGTTTGGCTGCTTAACAAAATCAAGCTTGAAGAATACGGTTTGATCCCTGTGTTCATTCTTGCCTGCTTCTTTATTGCCGCTTATGGCAGCGACATGTTAGGCGGCAATATCCTGGTGTCGTCTTATGTCGCGGGTGTGTTCATTGGTAATGAACTCAAACGCGGGCGGGAGGTCAGTAAGCACTTCTTTAACAGCTTATCGTGGCTTGCCCAGGCGTTGATGTTTATTATTCTTGGCTTGCAGTTCTTCCCGAAAGAGCTATTCGCTGATATGTGGTCCGCTATTATTCCGGCGATCGCGCTGATTTTCATCGCCAGACCACTAGCTGTTTTCCTGAGCTACCTGCCGTTTAGGAAAGTATCGTTTAAGAAGAAGTTCTTTATTTCGGCTATCGGCTTGAAAGGGGCTACGCCAATTGTCTTTGCCCTGATCCCAGCATCGGCGGGTGTTGCGGGTTCGCAAGAAATGGTGCATATGGTGTTCTTCATTGTCCTGATCTCCGTTGTCCTGCAGGGGTGGGCCATTGAGCCCCTGTCGAACAAATTGGGGCTGGTGGATAAATAA
- a CDS encoding maltose/maltodextrin transporter ATP-binding protein (COG3839), with protein MASVTLRNVCKAYGDNLISKNVDLDIAEGEFVVFVGPSGCGKSTLLRCIAGLEDITSGDLYIGEERMNDVPPSERGVGMVFQSYALYPHLNLFDNMSFGMKLAKADKEETKRRVDHAADILQLGHLLERKPKALSGGQRQRVAIGRTLVSQPNVFLLDEPLSNLDAALRVQMRIEIAKLHKQLGCTMIYVTHDQVEAMTMAQKIVVLDGGYVSQVGKPLELYHYPQNRFVAGFIGSPKMNFMSVFIEQVEDERVMVQMANGKAFWIPVDGSTVTKGDRMSLGVRPEHLVPEGEGDATIEGTVQVVEKLGYETQAYLRLEHMDADFIYRRPDTIDVDAGDSFKVDIPAHRCHLFHSDGKACRRLYKEPGV; from the coding sequence ATGGCGAGTGTTACTTTACGAAATGTATGTAAAGCATATGGAGATAACCTGATTTCGAAAAACGTTGATCTCGATATTGCTGAAGGTGAGTTCGTTGTCTTCGTAGGTCCGTCAGGCTGTGGTAAGTCAACACTTCTACGTTGTATCGCTGGCCTTGAAGACATTACTTCAGGTGATTTGTACATCGGCGAAGAACGCATGAATGACGTGCCACCGTCTGAGCGCGGTGTGGGCATGGTATTCCAGTCTTACGCACTATACCCTCACCTGAACCTGTTCGACAACATGTCATTCGGCATGAAGCTAGCGAAAGCCGACAAGGAAGAAACCAAACGCCGTGTTGACCACGCTGCAGACATTCTTCAGCTAGGCCACCTTCTTGAGCGCAAGCCAAAGGCGCTATCGGGCGGTCAGCGCCAGCGTGTTGCAATTGGCCGTACTCTGGTTTCTCAGCCAAATGTATTCCTACTGGACGAACCGCTATCTAACCTAGATGCAGCGCTGCGTGTTCAGATGCGTATCGAAATTGCCAAACTTCACAAGCAGCTGGGCTGCACCATGATCTACGTTACCCACGATCAGGTAGAAGCGATGACCATGGCACAGAAAATCGTGGTCCTTGATGGTGGGTATGTCTCCCAGGTTGGTAAACCACTTGAGCTATACCACTACCCGCAAAACCGCTTTGTTGCCGGCTTCATCGGCTCACCGAAGATGAACTTCATGAGCGTGTTCATCGAGCAGGTTGAAGACGAGCGCGTGATGGTTCAAATGGCGAATGGCAAAGCATTCTGGATCCCTGTAGACGGTAGCACTGTGACCAAAGGCGACCGCATGTCTCTGGGTGTTCGCCCTGAGCACTTAGTACCTGAAGGTGAAGGTGATGCAACTATCGAGGGTACCGTCCAGGTAGTCGAAAAACTGGGTTACGAAACCCAAGCATACCTGCGCCTTGAGCACATGGATGCCGACTTCATCTACCGCCGCCCAGATACCATTGACGTTGATGCTGGCGATTCGTTCAAAGTCGATATCCCAGCGCACCGCTGTCACCTGTTCCACAGCGATGGTAAAGCCTGCCGCCGCCTGTACAAAGAGCCTGGTGTATAA
- a CDS encoding maltose ABC transporter periplasmic protein (COG2182) — MLGSNKNNLEVTMKRVMKSFALCSLTAALAFPMAASAMQEGEILIWINGDKGYEGLAEVGRQFEEDTGVKVNVQYPESLEAKFQQVAPTGGGPDIIFWAHDRFGGYAKSGLLTEIKPSQAFKDKLVDFSWDAVTYEGKLVGYPIALESPSLIYNKDLLPEPPKTWEELYEIEKQMAAKGKKAIMWDVKNAYFTWPMISANGGYAFKKTETGFDGKQIGINNEAGVAGLSFLVDLSKKGVVSADMDYAVSESEFNKGNVAMTINGPWSWGNLEKSKINYGVAVFPTLNGGKSNPFVGVLSAGINSASPNTDLAVEFLENYLITDEGLAKVNNDKPLGAVTLKSFQQELSKDSRIAATMTNAENGEIMPNIPEMTAYWFAEGAAIENALLGRQTVQEALDTAASQIR, encoded by the coding sequence ATGCTTGGGTCGAATAAAAATAACTTGGAAGTTACTATGAAACGTGTAATGAAATCGTTCGCTCTGTGCTCTCTGACCGCTGCGCTTGCATTTCCGATGGCGGCGTCTGCCATGCAGGAAGGTGAAATTCTTATTTGGATCAATGGCGACAAAGGTTATGAAGGCCTTGCCGAAGTCGGTCGCCAGTTTGAAGAAGACACAGGGGTGAAAGTTAACGTTCAATACCCTGAATCACTGGAAGCCAAGTTCCAGCAAGTGGCTCCAACAGGCGGCGGCCCTGACATTATCTTTTGGGCACATGACCGTTTCGGTGGTTATGCCAAATCTGGCCTGCTGACCGAAATCAAACCGTCGCAAGCGTTCAAAGACAAGCTAGTTGATTTCAGTTGGGATGCGGTAACTTACGAAGGTAAGTTGGTCGGCTACCCAATTGCATTGGAATCGCCTTCGCTGATTTACAACAAAGATCTACTTCCTGAGCCTCCTAAGACATGGGAAGAGTTGTACGAGATCGAAAAACAAATGGCTGCCAAAGGCAAGAAAGCCATTATGTGGGATGTGAAGAATGCTTACTTCACTTGGCCAATGATCTCTGCCAACGGCGGTTATGCATTCAAGAAGACCGAGACAGGCTTTGACGGTAAGCAAATCGGCATCAACAACGAAGCCGGTGTTGCTGGTCTGAGCTTCTTGGTTGACCTTTCTAAGAAAGGTGTTGTGTCAGCAGATATGGATTACGCCGTGTCCGAGTCTGAATTCAACAAGGGTAACGTGGCAATGACCATCAACGGCCCATGGTCTTGGGGTAACCTAGAAAAATCAAAGATCAACTACGGCGTTGCGGTATTCCCGACACTGAATGGCGGTAAGTCTAACCCATTCGTTGGTGTATTGAGTGCGGGGATCAACTCTGCCAGCCCTAACACGGACCTTGCCGTTGAATTCCTGGAAAACTACCTGATCACTGACGAAGGTTTGGCGAAAGTCAATAATGACAAGCCATTGGGTGCGGTGACGCTGAAGTCTTTCCAGCAGGAGCTTTCTAAGGACAGCCGTATTGCCGCGACAATGACCAATGCGGAAAACGGCGAAATCATGCCGAACATCCCTGAGATGACGGCATACTGGTTTGCTGAAGGTGCGGCTATCGAGAATGCCCTTCTAGGTCGTCAGACGGTTCAGGAAGCATTGGATACAGCGGCTTCTCAGATCCGTTAA